One Streptomyces sp. RPA4-2 genomic window carries:
- a CDS encoding PLP-dependent aminotransferase family protein: protein MVNGPVVHGMDRTLGSRQLAGLLSAAPRTDGRLGYRALADGVRTLLLHGRIALHVRLPAERELASTLGISRATVTAAYDLLREDGFARSRRGAGTWTELPDGHRPANVASFPADDGVIDLAVAAPGAPEPQLSEAFAEAAGQLAQHASTPGYHPYGITELRAAVAERFTRRGLPTLPDQILITNGAQQALSLTLGLLGRPGDRILVENPSYPNALDTMRRIGLRTTPVPVTEDGWDPGLIDGALRQAAPRLAYLIPDFHNPTGRLMPPEQRLAVLESVRATGTWLVVDETMTDIALEVPSAVPFASLAPRGTGEQIVTVGSLSKTHWGGLRLGWVRAGSRLITELATARVPVDMGGSVLNQLVALGLLARTDQVLAERLPRLRAQRDALAESLGRHLPDWRWKSPQGGLSLWIDLGRPIASPLARAALAHGVRIEGGARFGADPGTHESRLRFPYTLAPEVLDEAVRRVAAALDGRLDAAGADTGRPRWVA, encoded by the coding sequence ATGGTGAACGGACCGGTCGTCCACGGAATGGACAGGACGCTGGGAAGCCGGCAGCTAGCCGGGCTCTTGTCCGCCGCGCCGCGCACCGACGGCCGCCTCGGATACCGCGCCCTCGCCGACGGGGTCCGCACGCTGCTCCTGCACGGCCGGATCGCACTGCACGTCCGGCTGCCCGCGGAACGCGAACTGGCCTCGACGCTCGGGATCAGCCGCGCCACGGTGACGGCGGCGTACGACCTGTTGCGGGAGGACGGGTTCGCGCGCAGCAGGCGCGGCGCGGGCACGTGGACGGAGCTGCCCGACGGCCACCGCCCGGCCAATGTGGCCTCCTTCCCGGCCGACGACGGGGTGATCGACCTGGCCGTCGCGGCGCCCGGCGCGCCCGAGCCGCAGCTCTCGGAGGCGTTCGCGGAGGCGGCCGGACAGCTGGCGCAGCACGCTTCGACACCCGGCTATCACCCTTACGGGATAACGGAGTTGAGGGCCGCCGTCGCCGAGCGCTTCACCCGGCGCGGGCTGCCGACACTGCCGGACCAGATCCTCATCACGAACGGGGCGCAGCAGGCCCTCTCGCTGACGCTGGGGCTGCTCGGGCGGCCCGGTGACCGGATCCTGGTCGAGAACCCCTCGTATCCGAACGCGCTCGACACGATGCGGCGTATCGGGCTGCGCACCACCCCCGTGCCCGTGACGGAGGACGGCTGGGACCCGGGGCTGATCGACGGCGCGCTGCGGCAGGCGGCTCCCCGGCTCGCGTATCTGATCCCCGACTTCCACAATCCGACGGGCCGTCTGATGCCGCCCGAACAGCGGCTGGCCGTACTGGAGTCGGTGCGCGCGACGGGTACCTGGCTGGTGGTCGACGAGACGATGACGGACATCGCGCTGGAAGTGCCCTCGGCCGTCCCGTTCGCATCGCTCGCCCCGCGTGGGACGGGCGAACAGATCGTGACCGTGGGGTCGTTGAGCAAGACGCACTGGGGCGGGCTGCGGCTCGGCTGGGTGCGGGCGGGCTCGCGGCTGATCACGGAACTGGCGACCGCTCGGGTGCCGGTGGACATGGGCGGTTCCGTCCTGAACCAGTTGGTCGCCCTCGGTCTGCTGGCGCGCACGGACCAGGTGCTGGCCGAGCGGCTGCCGAGGCTGCGGGCCCAGCGGGACGCGCTCGCCGAGTCGTTGGGCCGCCATCTCCCCGACTGGCGCTGGAAATCGCCGCAAGGCGGTCTTTCCCTGTGGATCGACCTGGGGCGTCCGATCGCCTCGCCGCTGGCCCGCGCGGCTCTCGCCCACGGGGTGCGCATCGAGGGCGGCGCCCGCTTCGGCGCGGACCCGGGCACCCATGAGTCCCGGCTGCGCTTCCCCTACACCCTGGCGCCGGAGGTGCTCGACGAGGCCGTACGCCGGGTCGCCGCGGCCCTGGACGGCCGCCTCGACGCGGCCGGCGCGGACACCGGACGCCCACGCTGGGTCGCCTGA
- a CDS encoding IclR family transcriptional regulator, whose amino-acid sequence MPTSRASDAPAQNASAKSSAPSGGVQSLERAFDLLERMADAGGEVGLSELSASSGLPLPTIHRLMRTLVVCGYVRQQPNRRYALGPRLIRLGESASRLLGTWARPYLARLVEETGETANMALLDGDEIVYVAQVPSKHSMRMFTEVGRRVLPHSTGVGKALLANTPADEVRALLARTGMPAATEKTITTPDGFLTALEEVRRLGYAVDDNEQEIGVRCLAVSVPDSPTAAAISISGPAGRVTDAATEKIVPVLQQVAVELSEALASSGPNA is encoded by the coding sequence GTGCCGACGTCCCGCGCCAGCGACGCCCCAGCGCAAAACGCCTCCGCCAAGTCATCCGCGCCGAGCGGCGGTGTCCAGTCCCTCGAGCGCGCCTTCGATCTGCTCGAACGCATGGCTGACGCCGGCGGCGAGGTCGGCCTGAGCGAGCTCTCCGCCAGCAGCGGGCTGCCGCTGCCCACCATCCACCGGCTGATGCGCACGCTGGTGGTCTGCGGTTACGTACGCCAGCAGCCGAACCGCCGGTACGCGCTCGGCCCCCGGCTGATCCGGCTCGGCGAGTCCGCGTCCCGGCTGCTCGGCACCTGGGCCCGCCCCTACCTCGCGCGACTGGTCGAGGAGACCGGAGAGACGGCGAACATGGCGCTGCTCGACGGGGACGAGATCGTCTACGTGGCGCAGGTGCCGTCCAAGCACTCGATGCGCATGTTCACCGAGGTGGGCCGCCGGGTGCTGCCGCACTCCACGGGCGTGGGCAAGGCACTGCTCGCGAACACCCCGGCGGACGAGGTGCGCGCGCTCCTCGCCCGTACCGGCATGCCCGCCGCGACGGAGAAGACGATCACCACGCCGGACGGTTTCCTCACCGCGCTGGAGGAGGTGCGCCGGCTCGGCTACGCGGTCGACGACAACGAGCAGGAGATCGGCGTCCGTTGCCTCGCCGTCTCCGTCCCCGACTCCCCCACCGCCGCCGCCATCTCGATCTCCGGCCCCGCGGGCCGTGTCACCGACGCGGCCACGGAGAAGATCGTGCCCGTGTTGCAGCAGGTCGCCGTGGAGCTGTCGGAGGCCCTGGCGAGCTCCGGCCCGAACGCCTGA
- the allB gene encoding allantoinase AllB yields the protein MSEVGEIELVLRSTRVITPEGTRAASVAVAGGRITAVLAHDAEVPPGARLEDFGDDVLLPGLVDTHVHVNDPGRTEWEGFWTATRAAAAGGITTIVDMPLNSLPPTTTVDHLRTKQDVARSKAHIDVGFWGGALPDNVKDLRPLHDAGVFGFKAFLSPSGVDEFPELDQDRLARSLAEISGFGGLLIVHAEDPHHLDAAPHQGGRRYADFLASRPRDAENTAIENLIAQARRLDARVHVLHLSSSDALPLIAAAKAEGVRLTVETCPHYLTLTAEEVPDGASEFKCCPPIREAANQDLLWQALADGTIDCVVTDHSPSTADLKTDDFATAWGGISGLQLSLPAIWTEARRRGHGLEDVVRWMSTRTARLVGLDHRKGAIRAGHDADFAVLAPDETFTVDPAALEHRNRVTAYAGRTLTGVVKSTWLRGERVMSEGRFTEPAGELLSRRP from the coding sequence GTGTCCGAGGTCGGAGAGATCGAACTGGTGCTGCGCTCGACGCGTGTCATCACTCCCGAGGGAACACGCGCCGCGTCGGTCGCGGTCGCCGGGGGCAGGATCACGGCCGTGCTCGCCCACGATGCCGAGGTGCCGCCCGGCGCGCGTCTGGAGGACTTCGGCGACGACGTCCTGCTTCCCGGTCTCGTCGACACCCACGTGCACGTCAACGATCCCGGCCGCACGGAGTGGGAGGGCTTCTGGACGGCCACGCGCGCCGCCGCGGCCGGCGGCATCACCACGATCGTCGACATGCCGCTCAACTCCCTCCCGCCGACGACGACGGTCGACCACCTCCGTACGAAGCAGGACGTCGCGCGTTCCAAGGCGCACATCGACGTCGGGTTCTGGGGCGGCGCGCTGCCCGACAACGTCAAGGACCTGCGCCCCCTGCACGACGCCGGCGTGTTCGGCTTCAAGGCCTTCCTGTCGCCGTCCGGCGTGGACGAGTTCCCGGAGCTCGACCAGGACCGGCTCGCCCGGTCCCTCGCCGAGATCTCGGGGTTCGGCGGCCTGCTGATCGTGCACGCCGAGGACCCGCACCACCTGGACGCCGCCCCTCACCAGGGCGGCAGGCGGTACGCGGACTTCCTCGCCTCACGCCCGCGCGACGCGGAGAACACCGCCATCGAGAACCTGATCGCGCAGGCCCGGCGCCTCGACGCGCGCGTGCACGTACTGCACCTGTCGTCCTCCGACGCGCTGCCCCTGATCGCCGCGGCGAAGGCCGAGGGCGTCCGGCTCACCGTGGAGACCTGCCCGCACTACCTCACGCTCACCGCCGAGGAAGTCCCGGACGGCGCCTCCGAGTTCAAGTGCTGCCCGCCCATCCGCGAGGCCGCCAACCAGGACCTGCTGTGGCAGGCGCTGGCCGACGGCACGATCGACTGTGTCGTCACCGACCACTCGCCGTCGACGGCCGACCTGAAGACGGACGACTTCGCGACCGCCTGGGGCGGTATCTCCGGGCTGCAGCTGAGCCTGCCGGCCATCTGGACCGAGGCCCGCAGGCGTGGCCACGGCCTGGAGGACGTCGTCCGCTGGATGTCCACCCGTACGGCGCGGCTGGTCGGCCTCGACCACCGCAAGGGGGCCATCCGGGCGGGCCACGACGCCGACTTCGCCGTCCTCGCGCCCGACGAGACGTTCACCGTCGACCCCGCCGCGCTGGAACACCGCAACCGGGTCACGGCCTATGCGGGCAGGACCCTCACCGGGGTCGTGAAGTCCACCTGGCTGCGCGGCGAACGCGTCATGTCCGAGGGCCGGTTCACCGAGCCGGCGGGTGAACTCCTCTCACGGCGCCCGTAG
- the alc gene encoding allantoicase — protein MTAIPRFTGDANPYGGGDPYADYRTAEFPFARDADLADRRLGAGVVAANDEFFAERENLLVPGRAEFDPEHFGHKGKIMDGWETRRRRGASADHPWPTAEDHDWALVRLGAPGVIHGIVVDTAHFRGNYPQAVSVEGVSMPGSPSPRELLADDVKWTTLVPRTAVGGHAANGFAVDVEQRFTHLRVNQHPDGGIARLRVHGEVVPDPAWLSALGTFDVVALENGGRAEDASDRFYSPATNTIQPGRSRKMDDGWETRRRRDTGHDWIRYRLVARSEIRALEIDTAYLKGNSAGWASVSVRDGEDGEWREILPRTRLQPDTNHRFTLTAPAVGTHARVDIFPDGGISRLRLFGSLTQDGAAGLEARHQELGG, from the coding sequence GTGACGGCGATTCCCCGCTTCACCGGCGACGCGAACCCCTACGGCGGCGGCGACCCGTACGCCGACTACCGCACCGCCGAGTTCCCGTTCGCGCGGGACGCCGACCTCGCGGACCGGCGGCTCGGCGCGGGTGTCGTCGCCGCCAACGACGAGTTCTTCGCCGAGCGGGAGAACCTCCTTGTCCCCGGGCGCGCCGAGTTCGACCCCGAGCACTTCGGCCACAAGGGCAAGATCATGGACGGCTGGGAGACCCGGCGCAGGCGCGGCGCCTCGGCCGACCACCCGTGGCCGACGGCAGAGGACCACGACTGGGCGCTGGTCCGCCTCGGCGCGCCCGGCGTGATCCACGGCATCGTCGTCGACACGGCCCACTTCCGCGGCAACTACCCGCAGGCGGTGTCGGTCGAGGGCGTGTCGATGCCCGGCTCCCCGTCGCCGCGCGAGCTGCTGGCGGACGACGTGAAGTGGACGACCCTCGTCCCGCGCACGGCGGTCGGCGGCCACGCGGCGAACGGATTCGCCGTCGACGTCGAACAGCGCTTCACGCACCTGCGCGTCAACCAGCACCCCGACGGCGGCATCGCACGCCTGCGGGTCCACGGCGAGGTCGTCCCCGACCCGGCGTGGCTCTCCGCGCTCGGCACCTTCGACGTCGTCGCCCTGGAGAACGGCGGCCGGGCCGAGGACGCCTCCGACCGCTTCTACTCGCCCGCCACCAACACCATCCAGCCGGGGCGTTCCCGCAAGATGGACGACGGCTGGGAGACGCGCCGCCGCCGTGACACCGGGCACGACTGGATCCGCTACCGGCTCGTGGCCCGGTCCGAGATCCGCGCCCTGGAGATCGACACGGCCTACCTGAAGGGCAACAGCGCGGGCTGGGCGTCGGTGTCGGTGCGCGACGGCGAGGACGGCGAGTGGAGGGAGATCCTCCCGCGTACCCGCCTCCAGCCCGACACCAACCATCGCTTCACCCTCACCGCGCCCGCCGTCGGCACCCACGCGCGCGTGGACATCTTCCCGGACGGCGGCATCTCCCGGCTGCGGCTGTTCGGCTCGCTGACGCAGGACGGGGCGGCCGGTCTGGAGGCCAGGCACCAGGAGCTCGGGGGCTGA
- a CDS encoding CorA family divalent cation transporter — protein sequence MIVSVVSMPEGVVVRTDLQGARERLTASGFVIVDIDLGEEPPPDDDRPLSRRLGLDDEIWEWLGEQEEHTRADFHEGTAAGIVPVVCGDRIVYVQIHADEEHVITVHRGPVELIDTFVERLRHDRPVDSVTALYLILQGVLESFRRAVTAAHLEVEDLEEAMFEERQPQHAQALARLRRRAAHLHRAFLPYASVVQEILVRRRMTAHGIPEERRAMNTLHEHTVQLVLLEIESLRDATRRAAGSYASIVADQQNLVINRLTVVSMIFLPLSFLTGFFGMNFSFLTNRLSSEDSFLALGLGLQAASVVAALYYVLYRTHWRQLRESRSRDAADDRP from the coding sequence ATGATCGTATCGGTGGTGTCGATGCCGGAGGGCGTCGTCGTGCGCACGGACCTTCAGGGGGCCCGCGAGCGTCTGACGGCCTCCGGTTTCGTGATCGTGGACATCGATCTGGGCGAGGAGCCCCCACCTGACGACGACCGGCCCCTGTCGCGTCGGCTCGGACTGGACGACGAGATCTGGGAGTGGCTCGGCGAACAGGAGGAGCACACGCGCGCCGACTTCCACGAGGGCACGGCCGCGGGCATCGTCCCCGTGGTCTGCGGCGACCGGATCGTCTACGTCCAGATCCACGCCGACGAGGAACACGTGATCACGGTCCACCGCGGGCCCGTGGAACTGATCGACACCTTCGTCGAGCGGCTGCGGCACGACCGCCCCGTCGACTCGGTCACCGCCCTCTATCTGATCCTGCAGGGCGTCCTGGAGAGCTTCCGCCGGGCCGTCACCGCGGCTCACCTGGAGGTCGAGGACCTGGAGGAGGCGATGTTCGAGGAGCGGCAGCCGCAGCACGCCCAGGCGCTGGCCCGGCTGCGGCGGCGCGCGGCCCACCTGCACCGCGCGTTCCTGCCCTACGCCTCGGTCGTCCAGGAGATCCTCGTCCGCCGGAGGATGACCGCTCACGGCATCCCGGAGGAGCGGCGGGCGATGAACACCTTGCACGAGCACACGGTGCAGCTGGTGCTGCTGGAGATCGAGTCGCTGCGGGACGCGACCCGCCGGGCGGCGGGCAGTTACGCGTCGATCGTCGCCGATCAGCAGAACCTCGTGATCAACAGACTGACCGTCGTCTCGATGATCTTCCTGCCGCTGTCGTTCCTGACCGGGTTCTTCGGCATGAACTTCAGCTTCCTGACCAACCGCCTTTCGAGCGAGGACTCCTTCCTGGCGCTCGGGCTGGGACTGCAGGCCGCTTCCGTGGTCGCCGCGCTCTACTACGTGCTCTATCGCACGCACTGGCGGCAGCTCAGGGAGAGCCGTTCCCGCGACGCCGCCGACGACCGGCCCTGA